From Amyelois transitella isolate CPQ chromosome 4, ilAmyTran1.1, whole genome shotgun sequence, one genomic window encodes:
- the LOC106138720 gene encoding protein arginine N-methyltransferase 5, translating to MSHSEISCGLDYNITPDLQACLTEALHCNYSFIVAPIVHPRFRRQYIAGASKTGGFTRSDMILSPQDWTIRLVGKLSPYLNVDSPSSTVKQKHENCLNEELSYCRGLGVPAIMLTLHGHQTKNLARILQTYYENSYHLSLTWAHVPMVCNRTLRVSACSSTDDEEAAWNEPWHWWSKFHERMDWDKRVGVVLELSADLPSQEIIKRWLGEPVKAIIVPTSIFHNNKKGFPVLSRAHQQVVVSMVEREAQVIVSGARRSNIQFYLQYLYRIWKRRPNPADDPMLSYAKGWEDYLQTPLQPLADNLDTHTYNVFEKDPVKYDQYQKAIAHALIDLKTADMQTLIENNLPTDMSLSDSHTNEMGQGDHARNDRVYTVMVLGAGRGPLVRAALNAADVTKTKVKVIAVEKNPCAVVVLAAQAREVWRGRDVVVVPGDMRQLNLSPKADIIVSELLGSWGDNELSPECLDGAAGLLKLGGISIPCRYNSYVAPISSPRLWAAAKVASTGATVISKDKNLETLWVVYMQNKHDIAETKLVFTFNHPAKSVTDSEGQEISDFRGLPITDNRRSATLSWEVKQDNVMHGFGGYFDCLLYGNEMISILPATHSPGMISWFPVFIPIKTPLRVEKGQVITATFWRCVDSRRVWYEWIVEVGKHTTPLHNANGRSSQMLL from the exons ATGTCACACTCCGAGATATCCTGTGGTTTAGATTACAATATAACACCAGATTTGCAAGCATGTCTTACTGAAGCACTACATTgtaattattcttttattgttgCGCCGATAGTTCATCCACGTTTCCGTAGACAGTACATTGCGGGTGCTAGTAAAACTGGCGGGTTTACCCGATCGGATATGATCTTATCCCCTCAGGACTGGACTATCAGGCTAGTCGGAAAACTATCTCCTTACTTGAATGTAGATTCACCATCATCTacagtaaaacaaaaacatgagAACTGTTTGAATGAGGAGCTCTCGTATTGTAGAGGTCTTGGAGTACCTGCAATTATGTTAACATTGCATGGACACCAAACTAAAAACCTTGCCAGAATTCTTCAAACTTATTATGAAAACAG TTACCACTTGTCTCTCACATGGGCACATGTTCCAATGGTTTGCAATAGAACACTTAGAGTGTCTGCATGCAGCAGTACTGATGATGAAGAGGCAGCTTGGAATGAACCTTGGCATTGGTGGTCAAAGTTTCATGAGAGAATGGACTGGGATAAGCGTGTAGGAGTAGTCCTGGAGCTCTCTGCTGATTTACCATCAcaggaaattataaaaagatgGCTTGGTGAGCCAGTTAAAGCTATTATTGTGCCTACTAGTATATTCCACAATAATAAGAAAGG ttttCCAGTATTATCCCGAGCGCATCAGCAAGTTGTTGTGAGCATGGTGGAGCGAGAGGCTCAAGTTATAGTCAGTGGTGCCCGGAGATCCAATATCCAATTCTACCTACAATATTTATACAGAATATGGAAAAGGAGGCCAAACCCAGCTGATGATCCAATGCTGAGTTATGCCAAGGG GTGGGAAGATTATTTACAAACACCTCTACAACCTCTTGCTGACAACTTAGATACCCACACATACAACGTATTTGAGAAGGATCCTGTAAAATATGATCAATATCAAAAGGCAATAGCACATGCACTTATAGATCTAAAAACAGCAGACATGCAGACACTTAttgaaaat AATTTGCCTACTGATATGTCCCTATCAGACAGCCATACTAATGAAATGGGACAAGGAGATCATGCTAGAAATGACAGGGTGTATACTGTGATGGTGCTAGGAGCTGGCCGAGGTCCACTGGTCAGGGCGGCTTTAAATGCTGCTGATGTCACTAAAACTAAAGTGAAG GTAATAGCTGTGGAAAAAAACCCATGTGCTGTAGTGGTGCTAGCGGCGCAGGCGCGGGAGGTATGGCGCGGCCGCGACGTAGTGGTGGTGCCCGGGGACATGCGCCAACTCAATTTGTCGCCAAAGGCTGACATCATTGTCTCAGAATTGTTGG GTTCCTGGGGTGACAATGAGTTGTCACCAGAATGTCTGGATGGCGCAGCTGGTTTGCTAAAACTGGGTGGTATATCGATACCTTGCAGATATAACTCTTATGTCGCCCCAATATCTTCACCGCGACTCTGGGCCGCGGCGAAAGTAGCTTCAACAGGAGCCACCGTAATCTCGAAagataaaaatcttgaaacaTTATGGGTTGTATACATGCAGAATAAACATGACATTGCTGAAACAAAG TTGGTATTTACTTTCAACCATCCAGCGAAGAGTGTGACAGATAGTGAGGGTCAAGAAATATCGGATTTTAGAGGGTTACCAATCACAGACAACAGAAGGTCTGCTACACTGTCCTGGGAAGTCAAACAGGACAATGTGATGCACGGTTTTGGAGGATACTTCGACTGCTTATTATATGGAAACGAGATGATTAGCATATTGCCTGCCACACATAGCCCAGGAATGATATCTTGGTTCCCAGTTTTTATCCCAATCAAG ACACCCCTGCGAGTAGAGAAAGGACAAGTGATAACTGCCACATTTTGGAGATGTGTGGATTCTCGAAGAGTATGGTATGAGTGGATTGTAGAAGTTGGAAAGCACACCACTCCCCTCCACAATGCCAATGGCCGAAGTTCTCAAATGTTGTTATGA
- the LOC106138719 gene encoding ubiquinone biosynthesis protein COQ4 homolog, mitochondrial isoform X1, which yields MQMRKLFKTKMLPFKTLLRRFSVSTARNTGFIEEMQRNYIPTSPFQRTMLSCGSALVSLLNPHRGDMIACLGEVTGESAMKYMRQKMLETSEGAEILKEMPRINSSTVSFETLSQMPSNTIGRIYADFMRDNKITADSRLLVQFIDDPELAYVMQRYREVHDLVHATLFMKTTMLGEVTVKWVEGIQTKLPMCINGGIWGAGRLKPKHRKLYLKYYLPWAIKTGNTAKFMQGIYYEKRWEQDIDDFHKEMNIVRLV from the exons ATGCAAatgagaaaattatttaaaactaaaatgttGCCCTTCAAAACATTGTTACGAAGATTCTCAGTTTCTACGGCCAGAAACACTGGCTTCATTGAAGAAATGCAACGGAATTATATCCCAACTAGTCCATTCCAAAGGACAATGCTTTCTTGTGGATCAGCACTAGTTTCATTGTTAAATCCACACAGAGGTGATATGATAGCTTGTTTGGGGGAAGTCACAGGAGAAAGTGCTATGAAATATATGCGACAAAAAATGTTAGAGACATCAGAAGGTgctgaaatattaaaagaaatgccTCGAATTAATTCATCAACTGTGTCATTTGAAACTCTTTCACAGATGCCTTCAAATACTATTGGTCGTATATATGCAGACTTCATGCgggataataaaattactgcAGATTCCCGTTTACTTGTCCAATTCATAGACGATCCTGAACTGGCATATGTGATGCAACGGTACAGGGAAGTCCATGACTTAGTTCATGCCACATTGTTTATGAAGACTACTATGCTTGGAGAG GTTACAGTAAAATGGGTGGAGGGTATACAAACAAAGCTTCCTATGTGCATAAATGGCGGAATCTGGGGCGCTGGTAGACTTAAGCCCAAACATCGCAAACTttatctaaaatattatttgcctTGGGCTATTAAAACAGGGAACACAGCAAAATTTATGCAAG gaaTTTACTACGAAAAAAGGTGGGAGCAAGATATAGATGATTTTCACAAAGAAATGAACATTGTTAGATTGGTTTGA
- the LOC106138719 gene encoding ubiquinone biosynthesis protein COQ4 homolog, mitochondrial isoform X2, translating into MQMRKLFKTKMLPFKTLLRRFSVSTARNTGFIEEMQRNYIPTSPFQRTMLSCGSALVSLLNPHRGDMIACLGEVTGESAMKYMRQKMLETSEGAEILKEMPRINSSTVSFETLSQMPSNTIGRIYADFMRDNKITADSRLLVQFIDDPELAYVMQRYREVHDLVHATLFMKTTMLGEVHLGFCQKMQVRQKQRVKFESDCNAHNTF; encoded by the exons ATGCAAatgagaaaattatttaaaactaaaatgttGCCCTTCAAAACATTGTTACGAAGATTCTCAGTTTCTACGGCCAGAAACACTGGCTTCATTGAAGAAATGCAACGGAATTATATCCCAACTAGTCCATTCCAAAGGACAATGCTTTCTTGTGGATCAGCACTAGTTTCATTGTTAAATCCACACAGAGGTGATATGATAGCTTGTTTGGGGGAAGTCACAGGAGAAAGTGCTATGAAATATATGCGACAAAAAATGTTAGAGACATCAGAAGGTgctgaaatattaaaagaaatgccTCGAATTAATTCATCAACTGTGTCATTTGAAACTCTTTCACAGATGCCTTCAAATACTATTGGTCGTATATATGCAGACTTCATGCgggataataaaattactgcAGATTCCCGTTTACTTGTCCAATTCATAGACGATCCTGAACTGGCATATGTGATGCAACGGTACAGGGAAGTCCATGACTTAGTTCATGCCACATTGTTTATGAAGACTACTATGCTTGGAGAG GTGCATCTTGGGTTCTGCCAGAAAATGCAAGTTAGACAAAAACAAAGAGTGAAATTTGAATCTGATTGCAATGCACATAACACATTCTAA